A single Rattus norvegicus strain BN/NHsdMcwi chromosome 5, GRCr8, whole genome shotgun sequence DNA region contains:
- the Nbl1 gene encoding neuroblastoma suppressor of tumorigenicity 1 precursor translates to MLWVLVGTVLPVMLLAAPPPINKLALFPDKSAWCEAKNITQIVGHSGCEAKSIQNRACLGQCFSYSVPNTFPQSTESLVHCDSCMPAQSMWEIVTLECPGHEEVPRVDKLVEKIVHCSCQACGKEPSHEGLNVYMQGEDGPGSQPGSHSHSHPHPGGQTPEPEEPPGAPQVEEEGAED, encoded by the exons ATGCTTTGGGTCCTGGTGGGGACTGTTCTCCCTGTCATGTTGCTGGCTGCCCCGCCACCCATCAACAAGCTGGCCCTGTTTCCGGACAAGAGTGCCTGGTGCGAAGCCAAGAACATCACGCAGATTGTGGGCCACAGCGGCTGTGAGGCCAAGTCTATCCAGAACAG GGCGTGCCTAGGACAATGCTTCAGTTACAGCGTCCCCAACACCTTCCCGCAGTCCACAGAGTCCCTGGTGCACTGTGACTCCTGCATGCCGGCCCAGTCCATGTGGGAGATT GTGACCTTGGAGTGCCCCGGCCACGAGGAGGTGCCCAGGGTGGACAAGCTGGTTGAGAAGATTGTACACTGCAGCTGCCAAGCCTGCGGCAAGGAACCCAGTCATGAGGGCCTGAACGTCTACATGCAGGGTGAAGATGGGCCAGGCTCCCAGCCAGGATCGcactcccactcccatccccaccctggtGGCCAGACCCCTGAACCTGAAGAACCTCCTGGAGCCCCTCAAGTTGAGGAAGAGGGGGCTGAGGACTGA